Proteins encoded by one window of Apus apus isolate bApuApu2 chromosome 15, bApuApu2.pri.cur, whole genome shotgun sequence:
- the TRPC4AP gene encoding short transient receptor potential channel 4-associated protein, translating into GGRRGARAVPTNILAQLRHGQLSGCGLTRGAQITEALLKERDKQAKWNGIPLLLQKLYEHSHPNSDFSQCQSILKEISPLLSMEAMAFVTEDRKVAQESTFPNTYTFDLFGGVDLLVEILMRPTLITQKKKQKISDDLIKDCLSILYNTCICTEGVTRRLAERNDFVLFLFTLMTNKKTFLQTATLIEDILGVKKEMIQLDDIPNLASLVSSFDQQQLANFCRILAVTISELDTGSDDKHTLLAKNAQQKKNLGPSRAEINQATLLNIPGFIERLCKLATRKVSETTGTSSFLQELEEWYTWLDNALVLDALMRVANEEAEQSSTESSDESGLANTSTRTQLPQSMKIMHEIMYKLEVLYVLCVLLMGRQRNQVHKMIAEFKLIPGLNNLFDKLIWRKHSASALVLHGHNQNCDCSPDITLKIQFLRLLQSFSDHHENKYLLLNSQELNELSAISHKANIPEVDAVVNTDRSLVCDGKRGLLTRLLQVMKKEPAESSFRFWQARAVESFLRGTTSYADQMFLLKRGLLEHILYCIVDSECKSRDVLQSYFDLLGELMKFNIDAFKRFNKYINTDEKFQIFLNQINSSLVDSNMLVRCITLSLDRFENQSDAKVAEVLSECRLLSYMSQMSMRMSFLFRLINIIHVQTLTQENVSCLNTSLVILMLARRKEKLPFYLRTLQQMEYTEKYPGFILNNFHSLLRFWQQHYLNKDKDSTCLENSSCISFTYWKETVSILLSPDRTSPCAIVSYIDEAYMDIDRDFSEE; encoded by the exons ATCACAGAGGCCTTGTTAAAGGAGAGAGATAAACAAGCAAAATGGAATGGGATCCCCTTGCTGTTGCAAAAACTGTATGAACACAGCCACCCCAACAGTGACTTCTCCCAGTGCCAAAGCATCTTAAAG GAAATTTCTCCACTTCTTTCAATGGAAGCCATGGCATTTGTTACAGAAGACAGGAAAGTTGCTCAGGAGTCCACTTTCCCAAACACATACACGTTTGACTTATTTGGAGGAGTCGAT CTTTTAGTAGAAATTCTCATGAGACCAACGCTtattacacagaaaaagaaacagaaaa tAAGTGATGACCTCATCAAGGACTGTCTGAGCATACTGTACAACACCTGTATTTGT ACCGAAGGAGTCACAAGGCGATTGGCAGAAAGAAATGACTTTGTGTTGTTCCTGTTTACACTGATGACAAACAAAAAGACATTCCTACAAACTGCAACACTCATCGAAGATATCCTGGGAGTTAAAAAG GAAATGATCCAACTGGATGATATTCCCAATCTTGCGAGCCTTGTGTCCAGTTTTGATCAGCAGCAGCTTGCCAACTTCTGCAGGATCCTTGCTGTCACCATCTCTGAGCTCGACACAGGAAGCGATGACAAACACACGCTTCTTGCCAAAAatgcccagcagaaaaaaaacttggGTCCTTCTCGAGCTGAAATTAATCAAG CTACCCTTTTAAATATCCCAGGTTTCATTGAGCGATTGTGCAAACTGGCAACACGGAAGGTGTCTGAAACCACAGGTACTTCCAGCTTCCTCCAGGAGTTGGAAGAATGGTACACCTGGCTGGACAATGCACTAGTACTTGATGCACTGATGAGAGTGGCAAAtgaagaggcagagcagagcagtaCAG AGTCTTCGGATGAAAGCGGCTTGGCCAACACCTCGACACGGACACAGCTTCCCCAGTCCATGAAGATCATGCACGAGATCATGTATAAGCTGGAGGTGCTGTATGTCCTCTGCGTGCTGCTCATGGGGAGACAGAGGAATCAG gttCATAAAATGATAGCAGAGTTCAAACTGATTCCTGGCCTCAACAACTTGTTTGACAAACTCATCTGGAGAAAGCATTCAGCTTCAGCTCTTGTTCTGCACGGACACAATCAAAATTGTGATTGTAGCCCA gACATTACTTTAAAGATACAGTTCTTGAGGCTTCTTCAGAGCTTTAGTGATCACCACGA GAACAAGTACCTTCTTCTAAACAGCCAGGAGCTGAATGAACTGAGTGCCATCTCCCATAAAGCCAACATCCCTGAAGTGGATGCAGTTGTCAACACAGACAG GAGTCTTGTTTGTGATGGGAAGAGAGGCTTGTTGACCAGACTGCTGCAGGTCATGAAGAAGGAACCAGCTGAATCCTCCTTCAG gtTTTGGCAAGCAAGGGCAGTTGAAAGTTTTCTGCGAGGCACCACCTCCTATGCAGACCAGATGTTCCTGCTCAAGAGAGGGCTCCTGGAG CATATTCTCTACTGCATTGTTGATAGTGAGTGCAAGTCACGAGATGTGCTCCAGAGTTACTTTGACCTCCTGGGAGAACTGATGAAATTCAATATTGATGCATTCAAGAGATTCAACAAGTACATCAACACAGATGAGAAg TTCCAGATATTTTTGAATCAGATCAACAGCTCACTGGTTGACTCCAACATGCTGGTGCGTTGCATCACGCTGTCCCTGGACCGGTTTGAGAACCAGTCTGATGCGAAAG ttgCAGAAGTGCTGTCCGAGTGCCGCCTGCTGTCCTACATGTCCCAGATGTCCATGAGGATGTCCTTCCTGTTCCGTCTCATTAACATTATCCACGTGCAGACACTGACACAG GAAAATGTCAGTTGTCTGAACACAAGTTTAGTCATCCTCATGCTGGCCCGAAGGAAAGAGAAGCTGCCTTTTTATCTGCGCACTTTGCAACAGATGGAATACACGGAAAAATACCCGGGCTTCATCCTGAACAACTTCCACAGTCTCCTGCGATTCTGGCAGCAGCATTACCTCAACAAGGACAAAGACAGCACCTGCTTAGAAAAT AGCTCATGTATTAGTTTTACCTACTGGAAAGAGACTGTATCTATACTGCTCAGTCCAGACCGGACATCCCCCTGTGCCATAGTTAGCTACATCGACGAGGCATACATGGACATTGACAGAGACTTTTCTGAGGAGTAA